The genomic interval TAGACCAATACTCAACTGGGAAGTGTTTGTAGGTACCAAACTTAGCATAACTACGGCAAATGTCCTTCGTGAAAATTCCAGATAACTAAATTGTTGTTCCTCGGTTCGTTCGTCGCTGTTGAAAGTATGTAAATGACGTCTGTAGACAATTCAGTGTGGCCTGTCTTAATTAAATTGTAGCTGTACAAATTAGCTAAGTTTGTTGGAAGTCGACGCGATTGTATTACGTTGTTGTAACTAaatcagctagctaacttgactTCAAAATCCTTCCCGATTGAAATTTTATACAAACCTAGAGTCCAATGGTTATATCCTCTAGGGTGTAATGTTTTTTCATGGTTTAAGAAATCATTTTCTTTAGCGTGGTGTGGCAGATCTGAATAGCTGCGAATGATTTGCTCCGCCTTTTGAGCGTAATAATGAGCTCCAGTCGAGTTAGATCACAGCAGCAGACCCAGGCAGGAAAGTTCGCCACATGCGCTACGCACAGGCTGGATTCAAGCGAAGGTATTGAGATGGAGAGAATCCATCACCAGGATTTAGGGCTGGGGGCCTCGATGATTACGCCCTCTCCGCCTTCATCCAGTTCGAGGCAAGCGTGGAGCCGGGATAATCCTGGGTTCGAGCCTGAAGAAGAGATGCTTGAGGCGGACTGGCCTCCGGCTAGTCCGGGTAGGCGATCGGTGTCCACCGcctccagcagcagcggcagcagcggcCTGGGGAGCTACAGCAGAGGCGGTAGCAGCACACGGATGCACAGGGGGATTTATCCCAACCCGGCTGCGGATGTACTTCAACAAAACCAACGTGATCACCGCGACTGTGGGAAAAGAATACTTGAGAAAATAAGAAGTAAGTTCTTTAAGAATAATGCGAACATTTCCCTTGTTCCATTGTTGTATTTGATCAAGTAGGTTTCCTTTAAGTAGGTTTCCTTTATTTAATACCAACCGCACCACTACAGGCCATTTAGCTAAGCTAAGTAATTAGTGATGGACGCGTAACCATCTTTTCTGTGTCTAGTTCTGTGGGGCACTCGCTTGATGGaggacagtgacagcagcagagagcgATACTTGAAGAATGTCCTTCGGGAGTTATTAACCTACATCCTGTTCCTAATCACCATTTGCATCTGTAAGTCATTCTTTCCAACTTCAATTACCAGCCTTAGACTGTCCAGTAACGTTTAGATATGATCCTTTTATGTTCGATGAATGAAAGTATAGTAACATAACTAAAATAACAAAGGCAACCTGAACGCCTTCACACGATTCTCAGAAAGGATACTGCATACAGGTTTGAAGGATGCTTTATACAAATGAACAGTACACGAAAGAGAAGTTTATGAATTATTGTTCCTGCCGGTATCTGACGAAGCTCGACACCTTGTGAGTGTGTTATGTAACTGCTGAGTAGTGCGACCTGAATTGATGAACATCCATCGGTTAGGTTTATTTGACGGGTGTCGaacactggaaaataaaatctttgACTGTGTGGCGCTCTTAGCTGGGCCCTCGCCGGTTTCAGCTTGAACTAAACAAATTTTTGATTGTCATCTCGTACCTGCGTGATGCTTAAAGTAGCAGGCTAGAAATATTTGTCTAGATGTGGTAGCAAGAGAATGGTAATAATCTGATGCTGCAGCTGTTCAGTCCAGGTGGTGTGTATAGCCAGTCGGGAAAAGTTCTTTTTGCGAAAATTGTTGTTTGGGTGGATCAGGAAGTTCTTGGCAGATGGGGTGGTGGAGGTTCTGGGCCAGGCCTGCATTGCTAAGAAGCAGAACTGCTCTCTCAAGCTGATAAAGGAAAGACATGAGCAAAGTTACTTAGAAACACTTTTATCTTGTTCAGTGCATAACTCTCTGGGCTATGATGAAATGAGATGTTTTCATCAGTATTGTCCCACCTTGTATTATATACAGATTGTCTTAAAAGCTTATATACAGTCAGGTCCATAAATATTTGGACATTGACACAATTTTCAGCATTCCAGCTCTGTACAAtaccacaatggatttgaaattaaacaatcAAGATGTGCTTTAAGTGCAGACTTTGACCTTTAATTTAAGGGTATTTACATCCAAATCAGTTGAACGGTGAAggaattacaacacattttatatgtgcCTTCCACTTTTTTAAGGGAccaaaagtaattggacaaactaacataatcataaattaaaTTGTCACTTTGTAATACTTTGTTGCAAACCCTTTGCAGTCAATGACAGCCTGAAGTCTCGAACCCATGGACATCACCAGACGCTGGGTTTCGTCCCTGGTGATGCTCTGCCaggcctctgctgcagctgtcttCAGTTCCTGCTTGTTCTTTGGGAATTTTCCCTTCAGTTTTGTCTTAAGCAAGTGAAATGCATGCTCAATCGGATTCAGGTCAGGTGATTGACTTGGCCATTGCAGAACATTCCActtttttgcctttaaaaacTCTTTGGTTGCTTTTGCAGtatgctttgggtcattgtccatCTGCATTGTGAAGCGCCGTCCAATGAGTTTTGAAGCATTTGGCTGAATATGAGCAGATAATATTGCCCGAAACACTTCAGAATTCATTCTGCTGCTCTTGTCAGAAGTCACATCATCAATAAATATAAGAGATCCAGTTCCACTGGCCGCCATACATGCCCATGCCATtacactaccaccaccactgATGAGGTGGTATGCTTCGGATCTTGATCAGTTCCTTCCCTTCTCCATACTCTTCTCTTTCCATCATTCTGGTACAAGTTGATctttgtctcatctgtccatTAGATGTTGTTCCAGAACTGCACAGGCTCTTTTAGATGTTTCTTGGCAAACTCTAATCTGGCCTTCCTGTTTTTGAGACTCACCAATGGTTTACACCTTGTGGTGAAACCTCTGTAATTCCTCTGGTGAAGTCTTCTCTTAATTGTTGACTTGGACACAGATACACCTACCTCCTGAAGAGTTTTCTTAATCTGGCCAACTGTTGTGAAGGGGTTTTTCTTGACGAGAGAAAGGATTTGTTTGTCATCCACCACGCTTGTTTTCCGTGGTCTTCCAGGTCTTTTGGCGTTGCTGAGCTCACCagtgtgttctctctttttaagAATGTACCAAACCGATGACTTGGCCACACCTAATGTTTTTGCTATCTCTCTGatgggtttgttttgatttttcagccTAATGATGGCTTGTTTCACTGATAGTGACAGCTCTTTGTACTTCATATTCTCAATGACCTCACCAGATTCCAAATGAATATACCACACTTGAAATGGACTCTAGGCCTTTTATCTGCtccttgcaaatgaaataacGAGGGAATTACACACACCTGGCCATTGAACAGCTGAGTAGCCAGTTGTCCAATCACGTTTGGTCCCTTAAAAAAGTGGAAGGCAcctataaaatgtgttgtaattccTACACTGTTCAACTGATTTGGATGTAAATACCCTTAAATTAAAGGCCAAAGTCTGCACTTAAAGCACatcttgtttgtttaatttcaaatccattgtggtaTTGTACAGAGCTGGAATGCTGAAAATCGTGTCAATGTCCAAATATTTATGGACCTGACtatatgtgttttctgtttttatgctacccattttttaaaaggattGGCATGATTACATAACATAgcacaatttgcattttaagGGCTTTTATTAGAATTTGAACAAAATGCTAGGCACAGCTGATGGCATAATTCATCAGGATAATATATCAcaataataaacagaaagttAAGGGATTTTATTTGTTACTGCTTCTTTCTTTGCGACTGTCAAATCAGAAGTTTTCTGTTATTGATAATAATTGTGTGTACAAAGTGAGTGAATAAATGTTGAATTAATTGACTGGCGAAAAAAAGTCTCCAGCTCTTTCTGGGTTTGTTCACTCATTAAACATTCTCAAACCTTGCCCATGCATTAGCTTTCCCTGCTCATTGTGTGACGCCTTGGTTCTTGTGTGTTCTAGTGACCTACGGTACGGTGAGCGCCAACATGTATTATTACACCAAAGTCATGTCCCAGCTGTTCTTGGACACACCGCTGTCAGGTGGAGATAAGACCACTTTCAAAAGCCTCACTACCATGGATGAGTTCTGGAAGGTACTATGAAAGATTTTGAGTTTCACCCATTGTTTTTTCACAGAACAGGCCATATCTTGTTACTTTAAATTGTTGTAcataatacattattacattatttccatttagcagacactcttatccatcaattacaggtttatttattattattattattttttgtacaatgttatccatttatacagctgaggctattgtgggttaaggctacagctgcagtgcccctgtgaggaatcgaaccagcaacattttagttacaagtcctgctccttaaccactgtgctacactgccacccactaaTAATACAAACCGTTGGATTAAAAAAGTTACACAGTTCATGTTTTCTCTGACCACCTTACCTCCTGTTacagacaaagcaaaaagaacataaaattTGTTGCACgaaacaaaaaattacaaaagcCCGCATGGATAACGACAGACTTCTGTAAAAGTAAATCTGAACTCTAGTTTACAGACAAGCCATTGCTTGATGGGCTCTACTGGGAGGTGTGGTACAACAACAAAACCTTGCCAGAGAACCAAAGCTTAATCTACTACGAGAACCTTCTCCTGGGGGTCCCACGCATGCGACAGGTGAAGGTGCATAGTAAGTCCTGTTCCATTCACCAAGACCTGAGCGACGACGTCTCCGAGTGTTACAGTGCGTACTCTGTCAGCAGTGAGGATACATCCACCTTCGGCCTGAAGAATGGGACCGCGTATGTTCATGAGCAACTTCTTCACCTCTACAAATGGACGTTATCTATAATGTGTTATATTACTGGAGAAATGTTCCTTTTGAATAATAGGAAAAGCAGTTCACCACACTAATATGGTACTGTAAAGTATATTATGGTTCTGTTGCAACAtctggagaagagaggaaatCAGAAGGTGGTCATATGGCAGGGAGTGAATGCGGTTGTGGTTGAGTGAATTGCAGTTGAGATATTGTTGGTCTGGCAGGTGGGTGTACACCGAGGACAGTGACCTGAATGGGACCAGTCACTGGGGCCGTGTGGCCATGTACGGTGGGGGAGGGTACTACTTGGACCTCTCCCGTTCCCGGGACGAAACAGCTGCACAACTCCATGCCCTGAAGGACAACCTGTGGCTTGACCGGGGCACCAGAGCCGTGTTCATCGATTTCTCTGTCTACAATGGCAATGTCAACCTCTTCTGCGTGGTCAGGTATGGCAGCTCTGTGCGACACTGTGCCCGCAAGCCAAGGGCCTCCGGTGtggccctctctgtgtttgagcCCAGTGCTCCTGTCTGTTTCAGGTTGGTCGCTGAGTTCCTGGCCACAGGGGGTGTGATGACATCCTGGCAGTTCCAGACAGTTAGACTGGTCCGCTACGCAAGTTGCTGGGACTACTTTTTGGCAGCGTGTGAGGTCACCTTCTGCCTCTTTGTCCTCTACTATGTGGTGGAGGAGGCCTTGGAGATCCGCATCCACAGGCTGCATTACTTCAGGAGCTTGTGGAACTGTCTGGATGTGCTGATTGTCATGGTGGGTGCTCACTAAACCGTGTCGTagctgctctctcactgtccaaCCAAACTTCATTTCCCTGTTGCTCTGCCTTTCACAGTTGAGCATCGTTGCCATCGTTCTCAATATTTACAGAACATCAGTTGTCACCAGG from Megalops cyprinoides isolate fMegCyp1 chromosome 22, fMegCyp1.pri, whole genome shotgun sequence carries:
- the pkd2 gene encoding polycystin-2, which translates into the protein MSSSRVRSQQQTQAGKFATCATHRLDSSEGIEMERIHHQDLGLGASMITPSPPSSSSRQAWSRDNPGFEPEEEMLEADWPPASPGRRSVSTASSSSGSSGLGSYSRGGSSTRMHRGIYPNPAADVLQQNQRDHRDCGKRILEKIRILWGTRLMEDSDSSRERYLKNVLRELLTYILFLITICILTYGTVSANMYYYTKVMSQLFLDTPLSGGDKTTFKSLTTMDEFWKFTDKPLLDGLYWEVWYNNKTLPENQSLIYYENLLLGVPRMRQVKVHSKSCSIHQDLSDDVSECYSAYSVSSEDTSTFGLKNGTAWVYTEDSDLNGTSHWGRVAMYGGGGYYLDLSRSRDETAAQLHALKDNLWLDRGTRAVFIDFSVYNGNVNLFCVVRLVAEFLATGGVMTSWQFQTVRLVRYASCWDYFLAACEVTFCLFVLYYVVEEALEIRIHRLHYFRSLWNCLDVLIVMLSIVAIVLNIYRTSVVTRKLEYLLEHLDTYPNFEHLSYLQVQFNNLSAVIVFFVWVKLFKFINFNKTMSQLSSTMSRCAKEITGFAIMFFIIFFAYAQLAYLVFGTQVDDFSTFQACIFTQFRIILGDIDFSEIEEANRILGSVYFTTFVFFIFFILLNMFLAIINDTYSEVKADMAQQKSEMELTDLIKKGCNKAMVRLRLRKSTVDDISDSLRQAGGKLNFEELRQDLKGKGHTDAEIEAIFAKYDHDGDQELTEHEHQLMRDDLEKEREDLDLERSTLPRPVSGRSFPRSQDDSEEDDDEDSGHSSRRRGSSSGGVSYEEFQVLVRRVDRMEHSIGSIVSKMDAVIVKLEAMERAKLKRKDVLGRLLDGVIEDERTGRDNDLHREQMERLVREELERWESDDAVSQVSHHLGAQQPRPRSSRPSSSQSTEGGDTGGSMGGHL